In the Brachyhypopomus gauderio isolate BG-103 chromosome 4, BGAUD_0.2, whole genome shotgun sequence genome, one interval contains:
- the tlk1a gene encoding serine/threonine-protein kinase tousled-like 1 isoform X1: MEELHSLDPRRQELLEARFMGGVSGSTGGSTGSTSGGTRALTNNECSNHSFGSLGSSSDKESEGSDVKRGSSPAYSTPEKKHSESSRGRKRKAEIQSESSQGKSIVRGTKISDYFDIQGGNGSSPVRGLPPVLRSPQNSHSHSAPGSSVRQNSSSPTSLCFGDHIMHPKQLAVKSMQTDLTMMKLATLESNKNLDLEKKEGRIDDLLRANCDLRRQIDEQQKLLEKYKERLNKCITMSKKLLMEKSTQEKQACREKSMQDRLRLGHFTTVRHGASFTEQWTDGYAFQNLIRQQESINQQREDIERQRKLLAKRKPPSTSSTQSPAAGGPEPKQRKNKAVNGADNEPFLKPSLPQLLTLAEYHEQEEIFKLRLGHLKKEEAEIQAELERLERVRNLHIRELKRISNEDSSQFKDHPTLNERYLLLHLLGRGGFSEVYKAFDLIEQRYAAVKIHQLNKNWREEKKENYHKHACREYRIHKQLDHPRIVKLYDYFSLDTDTFCTVLEYCEGNDLDFYLKQHKLMSEKEARSIVMQIVNALRYLNEIKPPIIHYDLKPGNILLVDGTACGEIKITDFGLSKIMDDDNYGVDGMDLTSQGAGTYWYLPPECFVVGKEPPKISNKVDVWSVGVLFFQCLYGRKPFGHNQSQQDILQENTILKATEVQFPVKPVASNEAKAFIRRCLAYRKEDRFDVHQLGSDSYLLPHMRRSSSSGNLAASPASSSVISY; the protein is encoded by the exons ATGGAGGAGCTGCACAGTCTGGACCCGCGTAGGCAGGAGCTCCTGGAGGCTCGCTTTATGGGCGGAGTCAGTGGCAGCACGGGGGGCAGTACGGGGAGCACCAGTGGGGGCACCAGG GCCTTAACCAACAACGAGTGCTCCAACCACAGCTTCGGCAGCCTGGGCTCCTCCAGCGATAAGGAGTCTGAG GGCTCCGACGTGAAGAGAGGCAGCTCTCCCGCGTACTCG ACCCCTGAGAAGAAGCACTCAGAATCCTCCAGAGGACGCAAGAGGAAAGCAGAGATCCAGTCCGAGAGTAGCCAAG GGAAATCCATCGTTCGGGGAACCAAAATTAGTGACTATTTCGAT atccaGGGTGGTAATGGGTCCAGTCCGGTCCGAGGTTTACCACCAGTCCTGCGCTCTCCCCAGAACTCCCATTCCCACTCCGCACCGGGATCTAGC GTCAGGCAGAATAGCTCGTCACCCACCAGTCTGTGTTTTGGAGACCACATCATGCACCCTAAGCAGCTGGCCGTGAAGAGCATGCAG ACTGACCTCACCATGATGAAGTTGGCCACTCTGGAGAGCAACAAGAACCTGGAcctggagaagaaggagggcCGGATAGACGACCTATTACGG GCAAACTGTGATCTCAGGAGACAAATAGACGAACAACAGAAACTACTTGAAAAATACAAGGAGCGCCTGAACAAGTGCATCACCATGAGCAAGAAGCTCCTCATGGAGAAG AGTACGCAGGAGAAGCAGGCTTGCAGGGAGAAGAGCATGCAGGACCGTCTGCGTCTGGGCCACTTTACCACCGTCCGCCACGGCGCCTCCTTCACTGAGCAGTGGACGGACGGCTACGCCTTCCAGAACCTCATCAG ACAGCAGGAGTCCATAAACCAGCAGAGGGAGGACATCGAGCGTCAGCGGAAGCTCCTGGCCAAACGGAAGCCGccctccaccagctccacccaGAGCCCTGCGGCCGGTGGGCCCGAGCCCAAGCAGCGCAAGAACAAGGCGGTGAACGGCGCCGACAACGAGCCCTTCCTCAAGCCCAGCCTTCCCCAGCT GTTAACTTTAGCAGAGTACCACGAGCAGGAAGAAATCTTTAAACTGCGCCTTGGCCATCTAAAAAAG GAGGAGGCGGAGATCCAGGCGGAGCTGGAGCGTCTGGAGAGGGTGCGCAACCTCCACATCCGAGAGCTGAAGAGAATAAGCAACGAGGACAGCTCGCA GTTTAAAGACCACCCCACGCTGAACGAGCGATACCTGCTGTTGCACCTGCTGGGAAGAGGAGGCTTCAGTGAAGTTTACAAG gcTTTTGACCTCATCGAACAACGATATGCAGCTGTGAAAATCCATCAGCTCAACAAAAactggagagaagagaagaaggagAACTATCACAA GCATGCCTGTAGAGAGTACAGAATACACAAGCAGCTGGATCATCCACGAATAGTTAAACTTTACGACTATTTCTCACTGGACACAGACAC GTTTTGTACAGTCCTGGAATACTGTGAAGGCAACGATTTGGACTTCTACTTGAAGCAGCACAAGCTGATGTCTGAGAAAGAGGCTCGATCGATCGTCATGCAGATTGTGAACGCACTCCGATACCTGAATGAGATCAAACCACCTATAATACACTATGACCTTAAACCAG GGAATATCTTGCTAGTAGATGGGACAGCGTGTGGAGAGATAAAGATCACAGACTTTGGTTTGTCTAAAATCATGGACGACGACAACTATGGAGTGGACGGGATGGACCTGACGTCTCAGGGGGCCGGCACCTACTG GTACTTGCCCCCCGAGTGTTTTGTTGTGGGTAAGGAACCTCCAAAGATCTCCAACAAGGTGGATGTCTGGTCGGTGGGAGTTCTCTTTTTCCAGTGCCTCTATGGAAGAAAG CCTTTTGGCCATAACCAGTCCCAGCAGGACATCCTACAGGAGAACACTATTCTCAAAGCCACCGAAGTCCAGTTCCCAGTCAAACCTGTGGCCAGTAACGAGGCCAAG GCGTTTATCCGCCGGTGCCTGGCCTACAGGAAGGAGGATCGCTTTGACGTCCACCAGCTGGGCAGCGACTCCTACCTGCTGCCCCACATGAGACGCTCCAGCTCCTCGGGCAACCTGGCTGCAAGCCCCGCCTCTTCCAGCGTCATCTCCTACTGA
- the tlk1a gene encoding serine/threonine-protein kinase tousled-like 1 isoform X2, which yields MEELHSLDPRRQELLEARFMGGVSGSTGGSTGSTSGGTRALTNNECSNHSFGSLGSSSDKESETPEKKHSESSRGRKRKAEIQSESSQGKSIVRGTKISDYFDIQGGNGSSPVRGLPPVLRSPQNSHSHSAPGSSVRQNSSSPTSLCFGDHIMHPKQLAVKSMQTDLTMMKLATLESNKNLDLEKKEGRIDDLLRANCDLRRQIDEQQKLLEKYKERLNKCITMSKKLLMEKSTQEKQACREKSMQDRLRLGHFTTVRHGASFTEQWTDGYAFQNLIRQQESINQQREDIERQRKLLAKRKPPSTSSTQSPAAGGPEPKQRKNKAVNGADNEPFLKPSLPQLLTLAEYHEQEEIFKLRLGHLKKEEAEIQAELERLERVRNLHIRELKRISNEDSSQFKDHPTLNERYLLLHLLGRGGFSEVYKAFDLIEQRYAAVKIHQLNKNWREEKKENYHKHACREYRIHKQLDHPRIVKLYDYFSLDTDTFCTVLEYCEGNDLDFYLKQHKLMSEKEARSIVMQIVNALRYLNEIKPPIIHYDLKPGNILLVDGTACGEIKITDFGLSKIMDDDNYGVDGMDLTSQGAGTYWYLPPECFVVGKEPPKISNKVDVWSVGVLFFQCLYGRKPFGHNQSQQDILQENTILKATEVQFPVKPVASNEAKAFIRRCLAYRKEDRFDVHQLGSDSYLLPHMRRSSSSGNLAASPASSSVISY from the exons ATGGAGGAGCTGCACAGTCTGGACCCGCGTAGGCAGGAGCTCCTGGAGGCTCGCTTTATGGGCGGAGTCAGTGGCAGCACGGGGGGCAGTACGGGGAGCACCAGTGGGGGCACCAGG GCCTTAACCAACAACGAGTGCTCCAACCACAGCTTCGGCAGCCTGGGCTCCTCCAGCGATAAGGAGTCTGAG ACCCCTGAGAAGAAGCACTCAGAATCCTCCAGAGGACGCAAGAGGAAAGCAGAGATCCAGTCCGAGAGTAGCCAAG GGAAATCCATCGTTCGGGGAACCAAAATTAGTGACTATTTCGAT atccaGGGTGGTAATGGGTCCAGTCCGGTCCGAGGTTTACCACCAGTCCTGCGCTCTCCCCAGAACTCCCATTCCCACTCCGCACCGGGATCTAGC GTCAGGCAGAATAGCTCGTCACCCACCAGTCTGTGTTTTGGAGACCACATCATGCACCCTAAGCAGCTGGCCGTGAAGAGCATGCAG ACTGACCTCACCATGATGAAGTTGGCCACTCTGGAGAGCAACAAGAACCTGGAcctggagaagaaggagggcCGGATAGACGACCTATTACGG GCAAACTGTGATCTCAGGAGACAAATAGACGAACAACAGAAACTACTTGAAAAATACAAGGAGCGCCTGAACAAGTGCATCACCATGAGCAAGAAGCTCCTCATGGAGAAG AGTACGCAGGAGAAGCAGGCTTGCAGGGAGAAGAGCATGCAGGACCGTCTGCGTCTGGGCCACTTTACCACCGTCCGCCACGGCGCCTCCTTCACTGAGCAGTGGACGGACGGCTACGCCTTCCAGAACCTCATCAG ACAGCAGGAGTCCATAAACCAGCAGAGGGAGGACATCGAGCGTCAGCGGAAGCTCCTGGCCAAACGGAAGCCGccctccaccagctccacccaGAGCCCTGCGGCCGGTGGGCCCGAGCCCAAGCAGCGCAAGAACAAGGCGGTGAACGGCGCCGACAACGAGCCCTTCCTCAAGCCCAGCCTTCCCCAGCT GTTAACTTTAGCAGAGTACCACGAGCAGGAAGAAATCTTTAAACTGCGCCTTGGCCATCTAAAAAAG GAGGAGGCGGAGATCCAGGCGGAGCTGGAGCGTCTGGAGAGGGTGCGCAACCTCCACATCCGAGAGCTGAAGAGAATAAGCAACGAGGACAGCTCGCA GTTTAAAGACCACCCCACGCTGAACGAGCGATACCTGCTGTTGCACCTGCTGGGAAGAGGAGGCTTCAGTGAAGTTTACAAG gcTTTTGACCTCATCGAACAACGATATGCAGCTGTGAAAATCCATCAGCTCAACAAAAactggagagaagagaagaaggagAACTATCACAA GCATGCCTGTAGAGAGTACAGAATACACAAGCAGCTGGATCATCCACGAATAGTTAAACTTTACGACTATTTCTCACTGGACACAGACAC GTTTTGTACAGTCCTGGAATACTGTGAAGGCAACGATTTGGACTTCTACTTGAAGCAGCACAAGCTGATGTCTGAGAAAGAGGCTCGATCGATCGTCATGCAGATTGTGAACGCACTCCGATACCTGAATGAGATCAAACCACCTATAATACACTATGACCTTAAACCAG GGAATATCTTGCTAGTAGATGGGACAGCGTGTGGAGAGATAAAGATCACAGACTTTGGTTTGTCTAAAATCATGGACGACGACAACTATGGAGTGGACGGGATGGACCTGACGTCTCAGGGGGCCGGCACCTACTG GTACTTGCCCCCCGAGTGTTTTGTTGTGGGTAAGGAACCTCCAAAGATCTCCAACAAGGTGGATGTCTGGTCGGTGGGAGTTCTCTTTTTCCAGTGCCTCTATGGAAGAAAG CCTTTTGGCCATAACCAGTCCCAGCAGGACATCCTACAGGAGAACACTATTCTCAAAGCCACCGAAGTCCAGTTCCCAGTCAAACCTGTGGCCAGTAACGAGGCCAAG GCGTTTATCCGCCGGTGCCTGGCCTACAGGAAGGAGGATCGCTTTGACGTCCACCAGCTGGGCAGCGACTCCTACCTGCTGCCCCACATGAGACGCTCCAGCTCCTCGGGCAACCTGGCTGCAAGCCCCGCCTCTTCCAGCGTCATCTCCTACTGA